A part of Microbulbifer sp. MI-G genomic DNA contains:
- the pntB gene encoding Re/Si-specific NAD(P)(+) transhydrogenase subunit beta → MNGMIAMAYLFSAVMFILSLGGLSSHETARRGNLYGMVGMAVAIIATIAGIATGALWMVAVAMVVGAAIGLSLARRVAMTQMPQMVALLHSFVGLAAVLIGWGGFLDPQVILHGAAHVVHSTEIYLGVFIGAITLTGSLVAFCKLQGLVSGKPLTLPARHWLNLAAILACIVLGVGFVPAEVNTGTLINLLLMTAIALLLGIHLVAAIGGADMPVVISMLNSYSGWAAAATGFMLGNDLLIVVGALVGSSGAILSYIMCRGMNRSFISVILGGFGSEGGVVADDEVDGEVVATSQQDLADDLKAAENIIIVPGFGMAVAHAQQAVSDLTDRLRKMGKTVRFGIHPVAGRLPGHMNVLLAEANVPYDIVLEMDEINPDFPSTDLVLVIGANDTVNPDAVEKPGSPIAGMPVLEVWKAHKVVVLKRSMASGYAGVANPLFYKENTRMLFGDAKDSLQGVLGKMNE, encoded by the coding sequence ATGAACGGAATGATTGCAATGGCTTACCTCTTTTCAGCGGTGATGTTCATTTTAAGCTTGGGTGGTTTGTCCAGCCATGAAACGGCACGCAGGGGAAATCTCTACGGTATGGTTGGTATGGCTGTTGCCATTATTGCTACCATAGCCGGCATCGCCACAGGGGCTCTGTGGATGGTGGCCGTCGCGATGGTGGTGGGAGCGGCTATCGGGCTTTCCCTGGCAAGGCGTGTCGCCATGACCCAGATGCCTCAGATGGTGGCCTTGCTGCACAGTTTTGTTGGCCTTGCCGCGGTATTGATTGGTTGGGGTGGTTTTCTCGATCCGCAAGTGATTTTGCATGGAGCCGCCCATGTGGTACACAGCACAGAGATCTATCTCGGTGTGTTTATTGGTGCAATTACCCTCACAGGTTCCCTTGTCGCCTTCTGCAAGCTGCAGGGGCTGGTGTCTGGCAAACCACTGACACTACCGGCCCGGCACTGGCTGAATCTGGCTGCGATTCTGGCCTGTATAGTGCTGGGTGTTGGGTTTGTACCGGCGGAGGTAAACACCGGCACGCTGATCAATTTGCTTTTGATGACTGCAATTGCACTGCTGCTTGGCATTCACCTGGTGGCGGCGATTGGCGGTGCCGATATGCCGGTGGTGATTTCCATGCTGAACAGCTACTCAGGCTGGGCAGCGGCAGCTACTGGATTTATGCTGGGCAATGACTTGCTGATTGTTGTAGGTGCCCTGGTCGGCTCATCCGGTGCGATTCTCAGTTACATTATGTGTCGCGGCATGAACCGCTCGTTTATCAGCGTCATTTTGGGAGGCTTCGGCTCAGAAGGCGGAGTGGTTGCCGATGATGAGGTTGATGGCGAGGTTGTGGCGACCAGTCAACAAGATCTGGCCGACGATCTGAAGGCCGCTGAAAATATTATTATTGTCCCCGGTTTTGGTATGGCCGTTGCTCACGCACAACAGGCTGTCAGCGACCTGACTGATCGGCTGCGTAAAATGGGAAAGACAGTGCGCTTTGGTATCCACCCCGTAGCGGGCCGTCTGCCCGGTCATATGAACGTGCTCCTGGCAGAGGCCAACGTGCCCTACGACATCGTGCTGGAAATGGATGAAATTAACCCGGATTTTCCCAGTACGGATCTGGTGCTGGTCATTGGCGCTAATGATACAGTGAACCCGGATGCGGTCGAAAAACCGGGTTCTCCCATTGCTGGGATGCCAGTGCTGGAGGTGTGGAAAGCGCACAAGGTGGTGGTGCTCAAGCGCTCTATGGCTTCCGGTTATGCTGGCGTAGCCAACCCGCTCTTCTACAAGGAAAACACCCGGATGCTGTTTGGGGATGCAAAAGACAGCCTGCAGGGAGTGCTGGGGAAGATGAATGAGTAA
- a CDS encoding Re/Si-specific NAD(P)(+) transhydrogenase subunit alpha encodes MIIAIPKETAEGEARVAATPDSVKRLRDLGFSIAMEKGAGDMASFPDTAYAEAGAEIRNDLRTCLADAGVVLKVQAPTDEELALIPEGATVIAFLKPAQNAELLQKLADRKINALAVESVPRISRAQKMDALSSMANIAGYRAVIEAAHNFGRFFTGQITAAGKIPPAKVLVIGAGVAGLSAIGTAKSMGAIVRAFDTRLEVREQVESMGAEFLTVEIEEEGSGTGGYAKEMSKEFIEAEMTLFREQAREVDIVITTALIPGKPAPKLWLADMVDSMAQGSVVVDLAAEMGGNCDYTVPDEKVVHSGVTIIGYTNLPSRAASQSSRLYATNLVHLLSELTPGKNGELQIDFADEVIRGATVVKAGEVTWPPPPPKISVQPKTPAREAELVKGPVEEKIEKKKSPLAIFVFWAVAAVLLLWLGRVAPPAFVSHFTVFVLAIFVGWQVIWNVTHALHTPLMSVTNAISGIVVVGALVQLGATGSVLVLVLAFVGVLVASINIFGGFFVTHRMLKMFRR; translated from the coding sequence GTGATAATAGCCATACCTAAGGAGACCGCGGAGGGGGAAGCGCGCGTAGCGGCAACTCCCGACAGCGTAAAGCGTTTGCGCGATTTGGGTTTTTCCATTGCGATGGAAAAAGGGGCTGGTGATATGGCCAGCTTTCCCGATACGGCTTATGCTGAGGCCGGGGCGGAAATCCGCAATGATTTGAGGACATGCCTGGCGGATGCAGGAGTGGTCCTCAAAGTACAGGCCCCCACTGATGAGGAACTGGCACTGATCCCCGAAGGGGCCACCGTGATTGCTTTTCTCAAGCCGGCGCAAAATGCAGAACTCCTGCAGAAACTGGCCGATAGAAAGATCAATGCACTGGCTGTGGAGTCTGTACCCAGGATCTCCCGCGCACAGAAAATGGATGCGCTCAGTTCCATGGCGAATATCGCCGGCTATCGCGCAGTAATCGAAGCTGCACATAATTTCGGCCGTTTCTTTACAGGTCAGATTACGGCTGCAGGAAAAATTCCCCCCGCAAAAGTCCTGGTGATTGGTGCTGGTGTCGCCGGCCTCTCTGCGATTGGCACTGCAAAGAGTATGGGTGCCATTGTGCGCGCCTTCGACACCCGTTTAGAGGTGCGTGAGCAAGTGGAATCCATGGGAGCGGAATTCCTGACTGTGGAAATAGAGGAGGAGGGTTCCGGTACTGGTGGGTACGCCAAGGAGATGTCCAAGGAGTTTATTGAAGCGGAAATGACCCTGTTCCGCGAGCAGGCCAGAGAAGTGGATATAGTCATTACGACAGCACTGATCCCTGGCAAGCCAGCCCCAAAGCTCTGGCTTGCCGATATGGTCGATAGCATGGCACAGGGATCGGTTGTGGTAGACCTGGCTGCGGAAATGGGCGGAAATTGTGATTACACGGTGCCCGATGAAAAAGTAGTGCACAGTGGCGTAACCATTATAGGCTACACCAATCTGCCCAGTCGTGCGGCGAGTCAGTCATCCAGATTGTATGCCACCAATCTTGTCCACCTGCTGAGTGAGTTGACACCGGGAAAAAATGGTGAACTCCAGATTGACTTTGCCGATGAAGTGATCCGTGGTGCAACGGTGGTCAAGGCCGGGGAAGTTACCTGGCCCCCGCCCCCCCCAAAGATTTCAGTCCAGCCCAAGACACCGGCCAGGGAGGCCGAGCTGGTCAAAGGTCCTGTTGAGGAAAAAATTGAAAAGAAAAAATCGCCCCTGGCTATTTTTGTATTTTGGGCCGTAGCGGCGGTGTTGCTACTTTGGCTTGGGCGGGTGGCTCCACCGGCATTTGTCTCCCATTTTACCGTCTTTGTTCTCGCCATTTTTGTTGGATGGCAGGTGATCTGGAATGTAACCCATGCATTACACACCCCTTTGATGAGTGTTACCAATGCGATTTCCGGTATTGTGGTGGTCGGGGCTCTGGTGCAACTGGGGGCAACAGGCTCAGTCCTGGTGTTGGTGCTCGCTTTTGTCGGTGTACTGGTTGCCAGTATTAATATATTTGGTGGCTTCTTTGTAACCCACCGTATGCTGAAAATGTTTCGCCGCTAG